The Salminus brasiliensis chromosome 8, fSalBra1.hap2, whole genome shotgun sequence genome has a window encoding:
- the LOC140561333 gene encoding interferon alpha/beta receptor 1a-like isoform X1 has translation MLLCFHVGLSFLALFSVSSSLPSPYDVRMVAVDMNYTLQWAWRSKQLNGSVNFTADYAFWQDDGSYKQACKGSGELKCDFTHKLNFRGTYQIRVRAEANSKHSNWTHLRFTPDEDVLLGPPSKVDMEVHMDMIILIISESVMSSVMTLRYKLWYWERLKPEQMDQKVFENPHASLTSLKPWTEYCVQVSVFNQDYNKRSNFTSPQCVSTTGQHLAWLRWLAVLCSILVLGFLLLFFCRFTRNLPEYKTPDSILGLPFDHPPLLEAQEMSCDVALVTALTPQLESPQLSQQQYDGIAELQAVSCQWSNGSEQDSGIGSGEES, from the exons ATGCTTCTGTGCTTCCATGTGGGACTCAGTTTTCTCGCCCTCTTTTCtg TCTCCTCATCTCTGCCCAGCCCCTATGATGTAAGAATGGTTGCAGTGGACATGAACTACACCCTGCAGTGGGCCTGGAGGAGCAAACAACTGAATGGTTCTGTCAACTTCACAGCTGATTATGCCTT CTGGCAAGATGATGGATCGTATAAGCAGGCATGTAAAGGCTCTGGAGAACTCAAGTGTGATTTTACCCACAAGCTGAATTTTCGAGGAACATACCAGATAAGGGTTAGAGCCGAAGCTAACAGCAAGCACTCCAACTGGACTCATCTCAGATTCACCCCAGATGAGGATG TGCTGCTTGGGCCTCCCAGCAAAGTGGACATGGAGGTACACATGGACATGATAATCCTAATCATTTCTGAGTCAGTTATGAGCTCTGTGATGACGTTGCGATACAAGTTGTGGTACTGGGAGCGGCTGAAACCTGAGCAG ATGGACCAGAAGGTATTTGAAAACCCACACGCTTCATTGACTTCACTAAAGCCTTGGACAGAATATTGTGTGCAAGTGAGTGTCTTTAATCAGGACTACAATAAGAGGAGCAATTTCACATCCCCACAGTGTGTGTCTACAACAG GCCAACATTTGGCCTGGCTGAGATGGCTTGCTGTGTTGTGCAGTATTCTTGTATTGGGGTTTTTACTCCTATTCTTCTGCAGATTTACAAGAAATTTGCCAGAATACAAAACCCCTGACAGCATTCTA GGGCTTCCATTTGACCACCCTCCCCTTCTGGAGGCTCAAGAGATGAGCTGTGATGTAGCACTTGTGACTGCACTCACCCCACAGCTGGAGTCACCACAGCTCTCCCAGCAGCAGTATGATGGCATAGCTGAGCTTCAGGCAGTGTCCTGCCAATGGAGCAACGGTTCGGAGCAGGACTCCGGCATCGGTTCTGGAGAAGAAAGCTGA
- the LOC140561333 gene encoding interferon alpha/beta receptor 1a-like isoform X2, with the protein MVAVDMNYTLQWAWRSKQLNGSVNFTADYAFWQDDGSYKQACKGSGELKCDFTHKLNFRGTYQIRVRAEANSKHSNWTHLRFTPDEDVLLGPPSKVDMEVHMDMIILIISESVMSSVMTLRYKLWYWERLKPEQMDQKVFENPHASLTSLKPWTEYCVQVSVFNQDYNKRSNFTSPQCVSTTGQHLAWLRWLAVLCSILVLGFLLLFFCRFTRNLPEYKTPDSILGLPFDHPPLLEAQEMSCDVALVTALTPQLESPQLSQQQYDGIAELQAVSCQWSNGSEQDSGIGSGEES; encoded by the exons ATGGTTGCAGTGGACATGAACTACACCCTGCAGTGGGCCTGGAGGAGCAAACAACTGAATGGTTCTGTCAACTTCACAGCTGATTATGCCTT CTGGCAAGATGATGGATCGTATAAGCAGGCATGTAAAGGCTCTGGAGAACTCAAGTGTGATTTTACCCACAAGCTGAATTTTCGAGGAACATACCAGATAAGGGTTAGAGCCGAAGCTAACAGCAAGCACTCCAACTGGACTCATCTCAGATTCACCCCAGATGAGGATG TGCTGCTTGGGCCTCCCAGCAAAGTGGACATGGAGGTACACATGGACATGATAATCCTAATCATTTCTGAGTCAGTTATGAGCTCTGTGATGACGTTGCGATACAAGTTGTGGTACTGGGAGCGGCTGAAACCTGAGCAG ATGGACCAGAAGGTATTTGAAAACCCACACGCTTCATTGACTTCACTAAAGCCTTGGACAGAATATTGTGTGCAAGTGAGTGTCTTTAATCAGGACTACAATAAGAGGAGCAATTTCACATCCCCACAGTGTGTGTCTACAACAG GCCAACATTTGGCCTGGCTGAGATGGCTTGCTGTGTTGTGCAGTATTCTTGTATTGGGGTTTTTACTCCTATTCTTCTGCAGATTTACAAGAAATTTGCCAGAATACAAAACCCCTGACAGCATTCTA GGGCTTCCATTTGACCACCCTCCCCTTCTGGAGGCTCAAGAGATGAGCTGTGATGTAGCACTTGTGACTGCACTCACCCCACAGCTGGAGTCACCACAGCTCTCCCAGCAGCAGTATGATGGCATAGCTGAGCTTCAGGCAGTGTCCTGCCAATGGAGCAACGGTTCGGAGCAGGACTCCGGCATCGGTTCTGGAGAAGAAAGCTGA